From the genome of Pygocentrus nattereri isolate fPygNat1 chromosome 25, fPygNat1.pri, whole genome shotgun sequence, one region includes:
- the LOC108435631 gene encoding uncharacterized protein LOC108435631: MEVVVWLCFTLLLRSLGQSYGHTQFIYTEEKELKLRCETKKWQISTESDNQIDLNCTVKCDRNEIRDLECDDDDGDDDDGDDDSQPKHACKLIVKSGFFACVNSLDAGFLFPFKPPPNAIHSFIVAVQNKDITPTPEEPSSLTVPEGESVSLNCSFTFTEEYDGVSFVVYWIKTVGESSTCVYSYDYSPYELLALGHHCTIQEDLLNRLSNQTKGQSSHNIRISEVMESDSGQYLCAVQVHPSNKNTAEGNWKVIERVTVSVHKDKRPQPTRTTVTQTTTEETTKKTTEETTKETPEKVSDVDRLKPLYVALPIILCLLLIVLVVFMRKKCITSQGRQTGQQREEVPDMDCSPYAVGNGEEGSFFGSKTADPGREESTPSIDPYLVVRLNSLYESGASDHNKHILIQSC, from the exons ATGGAAGTCGTGGTGTGGCTGTGTTTCACTCTTCTGCTCCGTTCTCTTGGTCAAAGCTATG ggCATACCCAGTTCATTTATACAGAGGAGAAAGAATTAAAGTTGAGATGTGAAACAAAGAAATGGCAAATAAGTACAGAGTCTGACAACCAGATTGACCTGAACTGCACAGTAAAATGTGACCGCAATGAAATTCGTGACCTTgagtgtgatgatgatgatggtgatgatgatgatggtgatgatgactcACAGCCAAAGCATGCTTGCAAACTAATAGTAAAGAGTGGATTCTTTGCCTGTGTTAATTCTCTGGATGCTGGATTCCTTTTTCCATTCAAACCGCCTCCCAACGCCATCCATTCGTTCATAGTTGCTGTTCAAAATAAAGACA TAACACCCACACCTGAGGAACCATCTTCACTGACAGTACCTGAAGGTGAATCAGTGAGTTTAAACTGTAGTTTCACCTTCACAGAAGAATATGATGGGGTGTCTTTTGTTGTTTACTGGATTAAGACTGTTGGAGAGAGCAGCACCTGTGTGTATTCTTATGATTATTCCCCGTATGAGCTGCTCGCGCTCGGTCACCACTGCACCATACAGGAAGATCTGCTTAACAGACTCTCAAACCAAACCAAAGGACAGAGCAGTCACAACATCAGGATCAGTGAAGTGATGGAGTCAGACAGCGGTCAGTACCTCTGTGCTGTACAAGTGCACCCaagtaataaaaacactgctgaaGGAAACTGGAAGGTGATAGAAAGAGTTACAGTCAGTGTCCACAAAGACAAAAGACCACAGCCAACCAGGACCACCGTGACTCAGACAACTACTGAGGAGACAACAAAGAAaaccactgaggaaacaacaaaGGAAACTCCGGAGAAAGTTAGTG ATGTTGATCGTCTTAAGCCCTTATATGTTGCACTTCCCATAATACTGTGTCTTCTGCTGATTGTCTTGGTCGTGTTCATGAGAAAGAAGTGCATCACATCACAAG GACGTCAGACTGGTCAACAAAG AGAAGAAGTTCCTGACATGGACT GTTCTCCATATGCTGTTGGAAATGGTGAGGAGGGGAGTTTCTTTGGATCTAAGACGGCTGATCCAGGCCGTGAAGAATCCACACCGTCTATTGACCCTTATTTAGTCGTTAGACTGAATAGCTTGTATGAATCTGGGGCTTCAGAtcacaacaaacatattttaatacaaagctgctga
- the LOC108435663 gene encoding paired immunoglobulin-like type 2 receptor alpha, with protein MEVMVWLCFTHLLWFLGQSHGQTQFIYRATNKVELRCETTKWQISTKSDSRIDFNCTQCDHISTELTEDDKKLDFCTNNHSESKPGCTLAVKSGFVACVKSLDPGFLYPFKPSPNIVRSYIVAVPNPHITSTPEETSSLTVPEGGSVSLNCSFTFTQEYNGVSFVVYWIKTVGESSTCVYSYDYNPYELLGLGHHCTIQEDLLNRLSNQTEGQNSHNIRISEVMESDSGQYLCAVQVHPSNKNTAEGNWKVIKSITVSVHKGKRPQPTRTTVTQTTTEKTTKKTTEETTKKATENGSDDDHLKPLYVALPIILCLLLIVLVVFIRKKCITSQGRQTGQQREEAPDMDCSPYAVGNGEEGSSFGSKTADPGREESTPPTDPHSVVRMNSLYESLASDHNKHI; from the exons ATGGAAGTCATGGTTTGGCTGTGTTTCACTCATCTGCTCTGGTTTCTTGGTCAAAGCCACG gaCAAACTCAGTTCATTTATAGAGCAACAAATAAAGTAGAGTTGAGATGTGAAACAACCAAATGGCAAATAAGCACAAAGTCTGACAGCCGGATTGACTTCAACTGCACACAGTGTGACCACATCAGCACTGAGCTCACAGAAGATGATAAGAAACTGGACTTCTGCACAAATAACCATTCAGAGTCAAAGCCTGGCTGCACTCTAGCAGTAAAGAGTGGCTTTGTTGCCTGTGTTAAATCTCTGGATCCTGGATTCTTATATCCATTTAAACCGTCACCCAACATCGTCCGTTCATACATAGTTGCTGTTCCAAACCCACACA TAACATCCACACCTGAGGAAACATCTTCACTGACAGTACCTGAAGGTGGATCAGTGAGTTTAAACTGTAGTTTCACCTTCACACAAGAATATAATGGGGTGTCTTTTGTTGTTTACTGGATTAAGACTGTTGGAGAGAGCAGCACCTGTGTGTATTCTTATGATTATAACCCGTATGAGCTGCTCGGGCTCGGTCACCACTGCACCATACAGGAAGATCTGCTTAACAGACTCTCAAACCAAACCGAAGGACAGAACAGTCACAACATCAGGATCAGTGAAGTGATGGAGTCAGACAGCGGTCAGTACCTCTGTGCTGTACAAGTGCACCCaagtaataaaaacactgctgaaGGAAACTGGAAGGTGATAAAAAGCATTACAGTCAGTGTCCACAAAGGGAAGAGACCACAGCCAACCAGGACCACCGTGACTCAGACAACTACtgagaaaacaacaaagaaaactaCTGAGGAAACAACAAAGAAAGCTACTGAGAACGGTAGTG ATGATGATCATCTTAAGCCCTTATATGTTGCACTTCCCATAATACTGTGTCTTCTGCTGATTGTCTTGGTCGTGTTTATAAGAAAGAAGTGCATCACATCACAAG GACGTCAGACTGGTCAACAAAG AGAAGAAGCTCCTGACATGGACT GTTCTCCATATGCTGTTGGAAATGGTGAGGAGGGGAGTTCCTTTGGATCTAAGACGGCTGATCCAGGCCGTGAAGAATCCACACCGCCTACTGACCCTCATTCAGTCGTTAGAATGAACAGCTTGTATGAATCTTTGGCTTCAGATcacaacaaacatatttaa